The DNA sequence CTTCCTGGACATCCGGGTTCAGCGTCAGCTTCGCGTCGGTCAGCAGCTTCTCGGCCTGGTCGCGCGTCTTGCCCTTGAGGTCCGGCACGCTGGCTTTACCGGGCGCGACGCCGACGTACAGCGTGATCTTCGTGGAAGTCGCGACCTGGGTACCGACACCGGGGTCGATCTTGATGACGTTGTTGATGTCGTCCTGGGTGCAGGACGGGCTGCCGTCGGTCGGCTGCACGCCGCAGGTGATGTTCTTCGTGTCGAAGGTCTTGAAGCCCTTGCCGATCAACGTTTCCTTGGCCTGCGGGACCCGCTGGTGCAGCACGTCCGGGATGGCCACGGTGGCGTTGTCGTTGCTCTTGAACGAGCCCGACAGCCACATGATCAGCAGCACCGCGCCCAGCACGAACACCGCCGCGAGCGCGGCGAGGATCGTCCGGCGGCGGCGCTTGGCCTTCGGGTCCTCGTCGTCCGGCTCGCTGTACTCCTCGTAGCGCTGCGGCTGCCGCCGGTCGGCGTTCATCACCTGCGTGCGCTCGTCCTCGGACATCACCATCGGCGCGGCCGGGCGCTGGCCCGACAGGGTGCGCACGAGGTCCGAACGCATCTCCGCCGCCGACTGGTAGCGGTTCGCCGGGCCCTTGGCCAGCGCCTTCAGCACGACGGCGTCGAGCTCCGGCGCCACCGCCGGGTTCACCGACGACGGCGGGTTCGGGTCCTCCCGCACGTGCTGGTAGGCGACCGCGACCGGGGAGTCGCCGGTGAACGGCGGCTCGCCGGTGATGAGCTCGTAGAGCACACAGCCCGCGGCGTAGACGTCGGAACGGGCGTCGACGGACTCGCCGCGCGCCTGCTCCGGCGACAGGTACTGCGCCGTGCCGATCACCGCGGCGGTCTGGGTCATGGCGGACTGGCCGTCGTGCATCGCGCGCGCGATGCCGAAGTCCATCACCTTGACCGCGCCGTTCTTCGTGATCATCACGTTGGCCGGCTTGACGTCGCGGTGCACGATGCCGTGGCGGTGCGAGAAGTCCAGCGCCGCGCAGACGTCGGCCATGACCTCCATCGCCCGCTTCTGCGACATCGGGCCTTCGGTCTTGACGATGTCGCGCAGCGTCCGGCCTTCGACGTACTCCATGACGATGTACGGCAGCGGCCCGAACTCGGTGTTGGCCTCACCCGTGTCGTAGACCGCGACGATCGCCGGGTGGTTCAGCGCGGCGGCGTTCTGCGCCTCGCGGCGGAAGCGCTCCTGGAACTGCGGGTCCCTGGCGAGGTCGGCACGGAGGATCTTGATCGCGACTTCCCGGCCGAGGCGCACGTCGTGGCCGTGATGGACCTCGGACATGCCTCCGTAGCCGAGCGTTTCGCCCAGCTCGTACCGGTTGGAGAGCAGTCTGGGTGTGCTCATCTCTGGGTGCCGTTCCATTCCGTCCAAGGTGTGGTCATGATGCCTTGCTGGCCATCGTCGGTCGTGCCGGGAGACTCCGCCGGTAGGACACTCGTAGCGGGCGGCTCTTCCGTGGGCGGCTGTCTGCCCGGGACCACCTGGCTCGTCGTCTGGCCGGTGTGCGGCGGGGAGCCGGAACTGCCGATCATCTTGGC is a window from the Amycolatopsis sp. cg9 genome containing:
- the pknB gene encoding Stk1 family PASTA domain-containing Ser/Thr kinase — protein: MSTPRLLSNRYELGETLGYGGMSEVHHGHDVRLGREVAIKILRADLARDPQFQERFRREAQNAAALNHPAIVAVYDTGEANTEFGPLPYIVMEYVEGRTLRDIVKTEGPMSQKRAMEVMADVCAALDFSHRHGIVHRDVKPANVMITKNGAVKVMDFGIARAMHDGQSAMTQTAAVIGTAQYLSPEQARGESVDARSDVYAAGCVLYELITGEPPFTGDSPVAVAYQHVREDPNPPSSVNPAVAPELDAVVLKALAKGPANRYQSAAEMRSDLVRTLSGQRPAAPMVMSEDERTQVMNADRRQPQRYEEYSEPDDEDPKAKRRRRTILAALAAVFVLGAVLLIMWLSGSFKSNDNATVAIPDVLHQRVPQAKETLIGKGFKTFDTKNITCGVQPTDGSPSCTQDDINNVIKIDPGVGTQVATSTKITLYVGVAPGKASVPDLKGKTRDQAEKLLTDAKLTLNPDVQEVEVDDPNQAGLVQGQTPTASSEVDEGTSVQITVAKSKELKTVQDFTGKPYSQADSALRGLGFKTKKVEQASDSVPKDSVITQNPNGGSLAVGSTITLTVSTGPENSDQIQMPSLVGMTPEQAQDKLESMGWTGKLSEKADRNSNAPEGTITGQNPTPGSQISKDQNVTVNVSEGNGIPSFTFTPPTSTR